One Populus nigra chromosome 16, ddPopNigr1.1, whole genome shotgun sequence genomic window, CCActaatgttattaaaaataatgttgtaaaatttcatggaaaaaaaaataaaacaacaaacaaaaaaaaatataacaatcaaataaaatctaaaaatatcatgaacgaaggtgaaaaaaaaacactcagtaatatcattaaaaaaaaactatgatttcataaaaaaaatggaaattcaatggtatctaataaaaaaaacttcaaatcattttttatcaatctATTTGAATGGAatacaaatcaaaatttagGAGCAAAAAACAAGCCAGGCATGTGCTGGCCTGCGCTCCCAGCCCATTCAAAAGAGGCTTGGTCCACAACTCAggcctcttatttttttatattaaagggttaattaaaaaaaacaacatagaaGACGCGTCGCTACTAGTCTAGAAACCAACGATTGGGGGGTTAATGAAAAGTCAGGCCATGAGTATTTTATGCTcagaaattcatttttcaactcattttttacctaAATCACCTAGAAAACACCCTAGAGACCTTGATAAAGTTATGCATGGCctcaaataaaccaaaaaatagtcaaaaaaacataaaaatctcaaaatcaaCCCGAATTAAAAGATTTTCTAAGGTCAGATCTACTATTTCAAGTAAGGGAaatgacaaataacaattaggTGAAACTCCCCTCATCAAATATAACCCATTAAcaccaaaatcaatttttttcgtgGTCGGAATCGGTGTCAAGCACTACTTTCTCACTCTTTAATTGAAATCTGGCGACTCTATCTCTCTTCTCTCAAAacaaagactaaaaaataaagttttgaagtaaaattgaattttcaaaaactaaaagggCAGAAAGTTCAGAAATTGGAACACGAGACCAAACTAAACTTTTCACGTAAACTTTTAAATTGCCACTTATTTTCCCTTTGTCTTTCAATCTTACCCTTTTTTAACAAATCAGAAGCAATCAGCCATTAATTTGGCCACAAAAAGATTCAATTGAGGATAAAAAAATCCTGatgatcaaaacaaaaaagaaaattcactGCAGCAATCCATAGTAAATTGTAAGAGGGGCTATAGTAGCGTGATGTATAGTAAAAACACTGTcgtttagtgttttttaatccaAAGAAATAAGAACTCGTTCCAGGTCAATAAAACTTGCAAAGGGAACATTGTAAAGCACTACATAGTCCAAGAAAGAAACAGACTTGGCTTACTGTGGCCACTGCAGCATGAGTGATATGAATTACATCAATGACAGCAACTATGTTCCCATCTGCATCCAACCATCCAAGGTCATCAGAAACCAAAATGACTGGCTAAAAAGCATTTCACTCTTTATCTACGAGGATGGCACCTCTGTCTAGCACAGGAAGGTGCAAAAATTTCCCATCATGCATGGTGTGCAGAGCATCAACAATTGGTGTATCAATCGTTGCACATTCTGGATTGGGAGTCATGACCTGTAGAAAAATTCGAAGATGGCTGACGTTACCACTTTCTTCCATTTATCAGAGAGAAATATTCTTCTATGTTAAGGGTCCAAGTCTAAGTTTTGCTAGTCACTGCTTCATTTAAAATATGCTAAATAGGTAATATCTTTCCTAAATTCTCACTATGAGATCAACTTGAAAACATAATTGGATAATGGCTTTCTTAGAGGGTAGATATACACATTCTCCATGGTGTTAGCAGATTCTATATCATTGCAAATAGGAGGATACAGGACATGtacaattttcttttgatgaaaTCCCTCAAAAGCATACTACGCTGTCTGAAGGAGAAAGATACCTTCTCCACAAGAGTTGAATTTGGAGAAAGATTTTGTGTTATTACTCGCATCAGGATATCCTTTGAactgagaataaaaaaaatggtgtatCAATAATAACAGCATAACAAAAACTTCCTGCTATAAGATTTAGATGCAAACGCAGATAACCAATGCAGTTTTAACTCTATTCACTTGCTTGTTAGatgcaatttaaaaacaaactcacGTAAAAATTCCTCGGGGTTTTCCATCCACTGTCACTACTGCACAGCTTGATGAAGATTCGAGCATCGTCTTTGTAACTTCCAAAACAGTCTCTGTCGGTGATACAGTTACAATCCTGAAAGATGCAACAACATATCAAATTAAACAACTTGCAGTCCATTTTGTCCACAAATCCTCTAAGCAAACAGTGGTAGAAGTAGAATATCCAAGATAGACACTCAAGAAGACAAATTATTACCTACTTTGAATTCTCTGGAATTATCGTAGATATAGCAGGCCTAAAGATCCGCTCTCTAAGTGTCTCAATGAACGTATTGGTTCCTGTGTgtgaaccaaaaaaataaaaataaaacaaaagcatGAAGAGAAGTAAGGAATTAATTCTACACTGCATTATGTAGTAACAAAGTAGCCGGAAGGACAAGCAGTCACAAAGGTTATTCAAAAGAACACTTTCCACTGACCAGATATGGATGTCCCCCAATTTTTTTCAACACCTTCAACAGCTGCAGCAATGGCTTTTCCTTTTTCTGCTGCCCTTTCCATACGAGCTATGGCATCATATAAACACTTTGCTATATCCAGTAAGGCAATAACCTCTCCATTCTCAACAACAGGTAAATGTCTGAATTTTCCTGTTGATTATTAATATCAGGACCATATCCAAATGGTAAGATGTAACAGGGTTGCAGGGTTGACATGCATCTCAATTTATTACAAACCTTGAACCATCTTCTGGAGAGCTTCCACGGCAAGAGTTtcagaaagaacaaaaacaggGTTCCTGGTCATAACTTTAGAAACGGGTGTTTCCTCAAGATTAAGCTCACGAGCAATTACTCTTGAAACTAAATCCTACAGAAAGAGGAAATAAGACAAAAATAGGTCCACGGTATGTTAAAGGCAGCAAGAGGAAAATTCCTTCCACTAGTTTCTTTGGTCCtgacaacataaaattttagtCATACCTTATCTGTAAGGATTCCACAAAGTAACGAATTAGAGTCAGTTAGCAATAAGGCATCAACTCTATGAGCAGCCATCCGACAGCAAGCTTGATAAATGCTTGTGCTTTCTGGTACTGTCAGGGCCTTTGACAGACGCAAACGTTTTACTGTGCGCTCTCCAGTTAGTCCCCTGTTTCAGATGCAGTTATAAATGGAAGGTTACATTAATGGTGATGTAACAATCATTGTTGCCGGACCTTCCGGTGAATATAGATATTTGTCATGTGAGCAGCATGCCAATCTATCTATCTACATAATCTGATATCACTATTATGTCTCCTAAAATGCATCCAGTGATGAAGTAGCCCGAGAGACTGATTACCTAAACATGAGGCCAAAGCCACGCCCAGAGTTTCGTGATTTACTAAGCTCAAGCATCTCATTACTGTATTCGGGAGAAGTGGGAgaagcatgaataataatgatagGATATAAAAGAATTCCTCATGATCACATTCTGCAACTCAATCAATCTATTCACTGTCATTGATTCacaaattttcttct contains:
- the LOC133675313 gene encoding CBS domain-containing protein CBSCBSPB5-like isoform X1, with the protein product MASQGSSSRKSMSYSSFQGRKKANENGGGGLDGSRRSLTSSRSMGLTGERTVKRLRLSKALTVPESTSIYQACCRMAAHRVDALLLTDSNSLLCGILTDKDLVSRVIARELNLEETPVSKVMTRNPVFVLSETLAVEALQKMVQGKFRHLPVVENGEVIALLDIAKCLYDAIARMERAAEKGKAIAAAVEGVEKNWGTSISGTNTFIETLRERIFRPAISTIIPENSKIVTVSPTETVLEVTKTMLESSSSCAVVTVDGKPRGIFTSKDILMRVITQNLSPNSTLVEKVMTPNPECATIDTPIVDALHTMHDGKFLHLPVLDRDGNIVAVIDVIHITHAAVATVSQVGSAAAANNETANTMMQKFWDSAMALSPNGDDEEARSEGSLKLASEGTEAGRSLLYPSSVYPNVFSFKIEDRRGRMHRFTCETRNLTDIITSILQRLGDDINCNNLPQILYEDEDHDKVVLASDSDLITAVEHARSAGLKSLRLHLDYSGKRGRKGSRSEGFDYVEADARASAYSTLAAGAALVAGVGVLAYLKRSGY
- the LOC133675313 gene encoding CBS domain-containing protein CBSCBSPB5-like isoform X2 — translated: MASQGSSSRKSMSYSSFQGRKKANENGGGGLDGSRRSLTSSRSMGLTGERTVKRLRLSKALTVPESTSIYQACCRMAAHRVDALLLTDSNSLLCGILTDKDLVSRVIARELNLEETPVSKVMTRNPVFVLSETLAVEALQKMVQGKFRHLPVVENGEVIALLDIAKCLYDAIARMERAAEKGKAIAAAVEGVEKNWGTSISGTNTFIETLRERIFRPAISTIIPENSKIVTVSPTETVLEVTKTMLESSSSCAVVTVDGKPRGIFTSKDILMRVITQNLSPNSTLVEKVMTPNPECATIDTPIVDALHTMHDGKFLHLPVLDRDGNIVAVIDVIHITHAAVATVGSAAAANNETANTMMQKFWDSAMALSPNGDDEEARSEGSLKLASEGTEAGRSLLYPSSVYPNVFSFKIEDRRGRMHRFTCETRNLTDIITSILQRLGDDINCNNLPQILYEDEDHDKVVLASDSDLITAVEHARSAGLKSLRLHLDYSGKRGRKGSRSEGFDYVEADARASAYSTLAAGAALVAGVGVLAYLKRSGY